The genomic region ATTCTGCCCATTGACGTTCTGTATCTGAAGCTGCATCCCGATGTTACCCGTATCTTGCAACAACGTGGCCGTTCCATCGGCAGACATAACCATGCTGCCTAAACCGGGCACGATAAACTGCTGAATAGTGGGAAAATTTTGAACCATCCCAGTCGCTCCGTTCAACAAGTTTACCGGTTGAAGAAGATTTATTTGCTGAGCCGGTTGAggatttgtaattatttgctGAGTGTTAAATTGCGCAGATGCCGCACCGGTCTGACCGTTCATGACTAACTGTGCCGGTGCTCCGCCTTTGCCAGGTACGATGGTCAGTGCCTGAAGCATAGGCCCGCCTATACTCTGAGCCTGAAAGTTTTGCTGCGCAAAGTTCGACTGCGACTGCATCAGCATACCAGCATTTTGCTGAGACGATGCAATGTGTAGCATCGACGCTACGGTCTGCGGATTCGCTTTCCGTTTCTTATATCCTTTCTTCTTGGTCATCGCTGATTCCGGCGATAATAATGCTGCCTGTCGATTTACTGTCATACCTTGATTGGCATTAACGGTCCTAGATACATCCTGGTTTGTGTCGAGAATCGACTGAGTGTTTTGTATAACATTGCCAGTAGCGACTGTTAGATGCGGTATCTGCACGTTTTGGCTTATGCCATCCATTGTCATCACGCCAGGCTGAATCAGCACCGGCGTCTGAATAGTGTTCACGAGAACGGTCGGTTGCCCTATCACTTGTTGGGCTACACCTACTGCAGGAATCACTTGGCTGACGGCTCCAGTTACGCTGGTAACCATCGGTGATACCGACAACGGTGGCATAGAACTGGCATTGGAAATAATTTTCGGTGGAGGAGGTGCCATTACGCCATTGATGGTCGACCCAGTACTCGCCATGATGAGTTGACCGCCGCTAGATACTAGTATATGGCCAGGCGGTAGCGTCGATCCGGCAGAATGTTTCAATATACCACCAGAAGTAAGGACGTTGTGAACTTGAACGTTGGCCTGAGGATGATGCTGTTGCGGTTGCTgatgttgttgctgctgctgctgctgctgttgttgttgttgttgttgttgttgttgttgttgttgttgttgttgttgttgttgatgATGATGCTGCTGCTGAGTTTGCGGCTGCAACGACGAATTTGTACTCGTCTGAGGTACTTGTATGCTACTGACAACGCTTTGGACCATTTCAAGCGGAGACTTAGACACCATCGTCGAAGATTGATTATGCGAGATAGCGGAGTGAGTCGTAATTGGAGCACCTGGCACATTTGTCAATGTCGTAGATTGTGCTTGATGTTGCGGCTTATTCGGCAAAAGATTGGGTATAGCGGGATTCGGTATCGCAGATGGTGTATTTATAGAGACGGTAGCGGTATTCGCCCTTCCAGCTAACACAGACGTAATTGTATTACTGCTGACTGTATGACCACTGGCCATAGTTGTTATCACGGAAGATGTTCCACCAAAAGTATTCATAGATATCCTGGAAACCGCATTTACAGTGTGCGGATGAGGTTGATAGCCGTCCAAAGAATTTTGCCTAGTCGTTATTTGTCGTTTTACTTGAGATGTTAAATTGTCCGACGCGGAGGAAGACGTCTGAGATGGCGACGTGCTAGGTGGAATACAACTGGAACTCATCGTGCCAGAACTAGGAGTCTCAGATCTTTGTTCTTGAATGTTGCCACCAATCAAAGACTGCGATGGCTGCTGCTGCGCTTGCTGTAGCGTTTGCGATGGCATTTGGCCCGACACGTGTGAGTGAGGCGTCGGTGGTTGCGAGTAACTATGCGGTGTCGCTGGTTGCGATGAAATAAGGCTCTGCGGAGTTGCCGGTTGCGAGATGCCGGGTGTTGAAGCAGCTGGCGTATCTGAATTAGCTGGACTATTCGTACCGATAGGAGATCCGTGACTGGTGCTCACAGTACCGCCTTGTATTGGTCTGGAGTCAATTTGTTGTTGATTGCTCGTTTGATATCGTTCGCCGAACGTTGACGACGTGACAGGATCTTCACGCTGATCCGTATTCATCAGGTACTGTCGTTGCATCTGTTGCTTATATTGATCCTGAATGTAAGATTGTGTGTCAGCGCTGGTGACGCAGCCTTGACATGGACTGCTGTCGGAATCCGTATTGTTGTTCGATGTCGGTGTCATACTGCTGTGTACGACAACCGGCGAGGTCGCATGATTCTTTACGGAAGCAAACGACGACGAGGTACTTGTAGGACTGGCGATAGAGGAAGGCTTTGGTTGAGAATTATAAGTATTAGAGACATGCATGCCATGACTGGCCTGAGGCGACGCTTTTGGATTGTTATTCAACATGCCCACTTGAGAGCTACTGACACCAGTCTGCCTCGATATTGTGCTGTTGAGCAGCGCCGTCTGTTGAGCGAGGTATCCGCTGGGATCCTCTAGGAACGAAGGACCACTGCTGTTAAACGTTGAACCTATCTGACTATTATTCTGTTGATTCTTCTCACTGAATTCATCTACTGGACTTGATGCTGAATGTTCTACTCCGTTATTTGTTCTTGACGATTCTGCAACACCATGCTGCCGTTGCTTTTTCACTATTATCTTACTCGACTTTGCTTTCTTTCGCGCGGCCTCGTCCGTCCAGTTAGAGGGCTGTGGAATGTGATGATGAAGTGGCGGTACACGGTCAAACGAATTGCAGGTGATATTCTGCACTGTAACAAGGGACGGTTGATGGGATACGGTCGCAGCACGATTCTGCTGCCACGGTGGTgttctgttgttaaaatgcaaattaccGGGTTGCCCATTTGGTCCCATACCAGACTGCTGCGCCTCGACGGCGTGAGTGGCGTTCGGGCTTCTTCCCGTATGGTTAGATAGAACAAACTGCTGTTGGTGTCCCATTTTTGCGTCTACATTTGTTCCTTTTGAAGGATCAAAATTCCTCATTGGATATTGTACTTGATTCTGCGTGTACATCCGCTGAACATTCTCGTGAGGATTGTTTGACAAGCCATTTTGAACTACGTGGTGTCGTTGCATTGAATGATTATGTAACAAaagttgttgttgttgttgttgttgttgttgttgttgttgctgctgctgctgctgttgctgttgttgttgttgctgttgttgTAACTGTTTTGCATTTAAATCTTCATCATTAATTGATGATGCTCGATTGTGCCTATTCTGAAGATCGTTAGCATTGATGTTAGTCATGATGGCGGAGCCAGTTTGCTGCTGCATAACGTCCACGGAGTGATGATTTATTTGCTGATTCGGATATTGCGGCTGAATGCACACTTGCGACAATTGCTGCTGAtgttgctgctgttgttgcATCTGCTGTTGAATCTGCATCTGAAAATGATCCGTTGATTGTGGTTGCATAGCGTGCTGACTCTGTTGAGGCGGTTGCGGCTGCATCTGATGCTGATGAACTTGATGCAATTGCGGATGGAGGGCGGCTGCTTGATTTGACACTTGCGATGACTGCATATGGTGTACGTAATTTTCAGCAGGATGCTGAGAATAATTTGTCGACTGTGGCTGGTCTACTTCCTGGGTCAAgtgctgctgttgttgttgctgcaTATTGTGCTTTTGAATTTGCTGCAAATGcagttgctgctgctgctgctgctgcgaATTCAaatgctgctgctgttgttgcaTTACGTGCATCGACTGTTGATTCATTTGATTGATATAATGGGGAGCTTGCTGCTGCGCTAATTGATTTACCATTGTGTTCTGATGCTGCTGCTGTTCCTGTTGCTGTTGTTGTAAAATCTGCATATGTTGCAGCTGCTGCTGATGTGGTAATAACTGCTGCgattgttgttgttgttgttgttgtgaTATATGTTGCTGAATGAGTTGTTGTTGTTGATGTTGGATAAGTTGTTGCTGCTGTAAAatctgctgctgctgttgagtcatattattgtaatttgtacCCTGCTGATTCATTATCAGCGGATTGTTCATTAGCATGCTTGACATATTGTGTTGGTTTATCCTCTGCTGAGGATTTCTTGCACAATTATTCACATCATGATTCTGGGAAGGCGAATTTAAAGACTGATGACAGATTTGTTGGCCGTTTTGCTGGACTTGCAGATTCGGAATCGTGATTGGCCATAcctaaaaattgaataattataaagtaaatatttccaCAAATATCCAAGTATAGATAAGggataaataagaaaaagattcgtaaaaaaaatatacatatataaatttgttttcagttttgtagtttatttacaaaataataaaaaatataattttcggcTGAGAAAAACAACCGATAATAATTTGCGATTTTATTATAGCTATGACTCAATTACCTGCGGTCCATTAGGCACCGGTGAACCTTGAACTCCAGAAGTCGTGACCGCGGCAATAGCTTTTTCCCGTTGTGCCAGAAGTTGCGAAATCGAGACGCCGGAATAAATGCCGCCTATGCTTCCCagtttcctcttcttcttcttgctGTGACCATCTGCGCACGCCAATAAAGTGTCTCTTAATAAACCAGAACTGGAATTCAATTATATCTTCGATTCGCTAGCAACTACTTGAAATTGAATCGACAAAAGTATTTCCCGAGAGTGCAATTGTGAAAGACAATAAGTCTCCGGCGctggagaaattaaaatacgaCTTATTCGCCCTAAATCCCGCGCCGTCGGCGTTTTCGCTTATTATTCAGGCGATGTTCCAAGCTCCTTAATGAAGCAAATGTTCCATTTGAAATCCCGCCGCaagattaaattgtatttagcTCGACATTTCCGTGCTTTAACTctccactttttttttaaaaacctCGACCTTTCTCTCCAATTTGTGTTctcatttcaaaaaaatatcgttcatgaaaaaaaatcgttgCTAATAAACCTAATGTCATGCGTATTAAAAagttactataattatatttattataatattaattttcacaatCTCTTTGGAATGAGTTTTCacataatgtttaataaaatttaaaagctacagaattgaattttaatatatatatgtatatatataaaattgatcaaaaatcaaatataaattaatgtaaaaaggaaatattatatgataatatgtgCAATAAAGGAATCATTATAACATTACAATCTTAAtagattgtaattaatatacacataaataaaattaatataaaaatgtacatatattttaacaataaattttttaaaaaagctttatagaaattataaaaagaattttataaaagataccaaaattataattcaataaataataaattacatacaaaCAGAgagataatatgtatgtatatggaTAAGAGCATACGAAATTCTACGTAATAccaatattataacattttaatcaaatgaacggtataaatatacttgaaaAGAAACAAGAGGATTAAACAAATTGATCATACTTcgaaaacattttcatttgCATGACGTCTCAGAACAGTTGCAAGGGCCATCGACGCTTCCGAATTACTGTGATTTACGAGAACGTGTTAGAAAGGAGGAGGAATAAGATTTTCAACGCAGAGCGACAGGCAAGGGGATCCTTTATCTCTAAGCCTACAGAAGATAATTATTCTTTGTGCGCGTCGATTGGCGCGGGGAAAGAACCGGATAATTCTCGGCGAAGAGGGAAGAGCATAAAAACGACGAGAGGAGAAAGCGAAAGGGGAGGATGATCGTAGTAATGAATCTAAGGCAACTTGCTCGTCCTGACGGCAGTTTAACCCGGTTTCCCAAGGGAGACGGGAGATTTGCGTAAAATCTTTGGATCTATTTTGCGGCTTCCGGGATTTTCGCGCGAACGCGTAAAGTCCTCCCGCACCCATCTACTTGGAATGCCTGCAGTCAATGGCTCGAGCAATAAACGTTCTCGTCGTTAAACTCGATGAAAGAGGGTGACGTAGTAATTGGAAGATGTAGTTCGTCGTTTGCCGCTGTTTTTAACTGCGTCTCTCAGGTACTCGGTTAAAGCATGAGATGTTCGTTGTTAACTGCTCGTAACAAATGATTGATTTTACGAAACGTatgtttgttaataaatattaaattgttggattcatttaaatatttattaaatatctgatTGACGGAGACTCCGCTCTTTCTTATTGCTCTGGCTGAAAATACATCTTGCTATCGggatttgaatttaaaatagagatgttaaattatacatgatgCGATTTATTATTGATGAGATATTGTAGGAAAGATAAACATAATGCAAATTTCAAAGCTGCAATTTTGCTCcgatgtattttaaaacattaaaatacataatttgaaGTTGTTGTAAAAAAGCAGGTTTccaatttcttcaaaattctGCGCAAATTTGAACAAAAGTTGAGCAATTTTTTAGCGAGTTAATTCGCTGATTGGAAAGCTAGAGACACAAACACACTTGTAAAGATGATATTCGTAATCTCGCGGGATAAATCCACTCTTCGTCGCTCTCACTGACGCAGCCAGGGCGAACGTTGGTGGCATCGTCGGCGCTTTAACTACACCTACAACGAGAGTCAGACACGAGCGTCGCGAATTTACTTTCAAGCCCCAGCAATCTCGACGGCAAATAACTCTCTTTAGGGTGAGCATGAAAATCCGCCAGGATCGCGTCGTTACGCCGTTACGCCGAGGCGTTGATGCGGACTGAGCGGAGTGAGGTCGAAATGCGCTTGCGCGACCAACCAACGGGAGCGGACATGAGGGTGACTCgggagagagacagagagaagagCAAGGACCCTCCGTCGAGGGAACAAACCTTACTCTCGGGGCAGGCGCAAGAATCACAACCGGACACAGTCGTTGGACCGCAAGACTGcgatctctctccctctctttctctctctctgcctaCCCCTTATGCGCACGATCGTGACTCGCTTTTCGTACAAAATTAACCCTTATCAACTCTGTGTCTACCACCACCTTTCTCCGCGACCCCCCACCGCGGGGATTACAGCCTGGCTTCTTTCACCCCTTCCTCTTGTATCCACCACCTTCGCCATCGGTCGCGGTACCTTgtcgtcatcatcatcatcgtcgtcgtcgtcgtcgtcgctggCAGCGAAGGAAAAACGgattctttccttctctcgcGGGACTTTATTGATCGACGCTGCGATAAGAAGGCCGCGAGCCGGCCGATGATAGAAAGAAAATGCTTCTCCCTCAATCTATTCTTTCTCGATCGGACTAATTCggattgatatattttatctgcCAATTATCAACAATAAATGCGAGACAAATGTTCTACAGAGATTAAtttctctatttaattatataatgtatattaaatgccTCGTTAACAGATCCGTCTTTCTACTCACTCCATAAGGATTGAATCCATGgtgtttatactttatttcacCCTATACTTCTTAAgaagattatttttctcagCAGCAATATCCTATGTAAACATACCCTTCGAAAAGAATACAAGATCTAATAGACCCGTCTGATGTAGGTGGTTGAGTTAATCTGTTTACACGACACGATATCCTCGATAAGCAAGGAAAACAAACAGACTCGCATACAAGTCAAATCCACCGAAGAATTTTTCATGGTTCGCCACTGCAGTGAGAAATCCGGTAGTTTGCGAAAGGGTGAATCCGTCGGGGTTCGTCGCCCGTAAAATCTCTACTCATTGCTCTCTGGATGTCGCTGTAACTGCCACGAGGACAAAAGTGATCGATCGAGCTCCAGGGGAAACTGTTTACAGGGGAAAATTGCTTGGAACGGCAAAAGATTGTGTAAACCGCACTCCgagtgttattattattattattattattattcattcgaTGATAATTGTATGATGTCATGAGTCTCgtgtttcttaattttcttcgATAATGAAATtagagtaattaatttaaattctatattaaatttgaataacaaaaatattctatttaaaggTTTACTTgtcatcatttaaatataagaacagTTTACCATTTTATAGGAAAAacatttattctaaattatctataaataactattaaaCATTTTGCTCAACATTTCTACATATAGGCggtaaaaaaatgaagtatTTATCGTAATCGGAGAAAAGTTAATACgacaattaatacattattaaatgccTCGGATAATTGTGATTTCCATTTTGTTCTCGTGACCGACAAAACCGGCGTTCAATCATTTTTACTCCCGGCGCATATATAATCCATCGTACGTAAGCAAAGACCCTTCCCTTTTTAGCTCTTTTAGCAAAGTCAAACTGAAAATCAGAAAAAGGGGGAATTAAATCGGGCTCCCAGCGGGGGTGAGCGCGTTATGAAAACTCGGAGCTCGACGTTTCACGATAAAGATTCATTCTCCACTTATTCCCTTTGCCGTTCTTCCCTCTACCATAGgatgtacgtgtgtgtgtgtgtgtgtttgcaGAGAGACCGATGGCGCGGTAAAGAGAAGAAAGTCGAGGGGAAAAAGCTACCAACCCTCCCATATCCAGCGTGTCGTTTTATATCACCGGTGAATTGGAATCGAAGCGTCGCGAGCGTGCGTCGATGTTAAAACGACCCTATAAAGTCCCATAAAAACATTGCCAacgatatgtatgtatatccgCACGCATATATACACGCACCGATAAACTCGAGTTAGACTTCAGCCCCAGATTTCCAGACCCAAGCGCGCAACTATTCCACTCGCTGCCGAATGCAGCTCTATGCATCGAAATGCATCGCGCTAATCTATTTACGGGCGGATACAGCGAATCGATCCGTCTTTGTTGATAATTGCAGAGAGTAAACTGTTCACGAGGAAGAGAAATGtgttatatctataaatatatagcacTTTTGTGAGAtaccataaaataaaaacacaaaaattaataattgtaatattttctaaaatatatatatatatatatatatatgttatctcAATACGTATCATTTTCACGATATTCGAGTAATTCGATGCTCGAGAAATGAGAGGCGACCTCCCAATCCCCTCtgcgaataatattaaaacgtgCAGTTGCGAGAAGCCCAGGGTGAAAGTTTAATAACCGTTGGTCGCCGACACGGTCGCGTCCGGCATTCAATCTACACAAGCGGATTATAATTTCTAGCCGACGCAATTTGGAGTACAGGTAGAGGTACGCTGGGAACGCGTTTGTCGCTCGTCCTACAACAGCCGCTTAATTAACGGCGCGGAAgtaaggaaaaaagaaaaagggaagGGGGTAGAGGGAAAGGAGCAGAGGAGCGCGGCAGGGATGGGTCGGTTATGGGATTTGGTAATGAAATTCGGTGGAGAGTTTGGCGGCTATGGTGATACATCATTCCACCCTGTCTCCGTTTCACCCTCCACCGCGTTTCTCTCGAGCTTTAATGTGCCAACGTGGCGGGCGAAGAAAAGACGAGTCTGAAAcaggggaaagagagagggtaaggggggggggaaagggGTGCGATGGGCGAACCGACTAATGCCGCAATTTCGTCGTCCTTCTTCCACCGACTCGACTTTTTTCCCTAATGATCACGGCTCACTTGACAGGGGGTGGAAAAACTTTTGGTCTTCCTCCAATAAAAGTTGGCACGTGTTCCCGCGCGACGGTGAATAAACGTCTCGGCGATTATGGCGCCGATTCGACGTCCGACTTGACAGAAAACTTTGTTAATACACCAGATCGATAGAGAAAGTTTTGCAGGCACGTATGTGAGTTTGACTGTCAAAGTTGGCGAGATTATGAGAAAATGGATGTTGAGGAAATCTTGATTTTGATCGATTGCGAGAATCGCctaacgcaaaaaaaaaattggaaagtttaacgcaatattcaaacaagatatatataataaaaatcaaaaaatattatgtaaatataaaatatatttatataaattttattcaaagtctacatctttgttaaaatttttagcttTCACACAAATTGTActcttaaaaatcattttttatttatattctctctctctctctctctctctctctctctctctctctctctctctctctctgtcttgtTATATctgattctaaaattattgtattatttttcaacgacagattttttttttttttttttttcaaataataatatctcatGTTTACAATCGCACATTCTTACCTTTTCTGGCTTTGTCCGGCGATGTGGGCGAATCAGCATTCGCGTGAATCGAGGTCGTTGTCGGGCCAGAAGATAAAGTCGACGATGAGACCGCCGGTGTACAGGATGCAACCGGACTGGCGGCCGCGGACGGCAGCAGAAGTTTCCTCTTATGGTTGCAGAGCTTGGTCATCTCGCGCGTCTTGCCCTGATCCGGGCTCCAAGGTCGTGTCGCAACCTGAAACAAGAACATGCGCTCGTTATTCGTCTGATTATATCGCGCAGTGTGCGATCGGCTAAACGAGTTAACTTTGAATCATTTTGAATGCCCGATCAAAGATTACGGgatatatcctttttttttttacagctttcaatacaaaattttagcgaattatatcaatattgttATCAAGTCGACGGACCGATGTGTAAAACGTGATATTGatgatttacatttatagttttatttcataaaataacatttcatataaaatgataatcttttttacttccccccccctccccctgaTTTCGTCGAGAGGATTGCCATAATCGGCGAGAATACTCCGGCAAGACAAAAGCGAGTAAAGACGGTGGAGCGAAGCaagtaaaaaagagagacTAAGGGAGTTGGTGGCCTCAGCTGCCGATGCTCATGAATCTCATGATCGATGCGCGATGTTGCGAGCCAAGTTAAAATGCCTCCGAGTTGAAAGGCCGATGCCCATAATGGCCGTGCGCCGGACTTGGCCGTGTTACGTGTCAGCTCGGGAGACTTTCCGCGGCAATTTACGGCCGCAAACACGATGCCATTACAACTTATCGTAAGTAAGATAATGCCATGCTTGATATATAAGAGCTATCCGTAAAGCACCTCGCGCGAAATGTTAATCGTCGTTTCCTCGATGCTCTTTGATAATAGATGCAAGATACGATGAGCGATATCACTAATCGCTAATCAACAGTAAACGATAAACAAGGCATTATAatgctatatatttattaattgaaatataatacctgCGTGCAAAATACACTAtgcaaaaagaattaaaaggcCACTtgtttcttccatataaaaaagagcCAATTCTCGagtagttgcaactttcttaaaaataatatcggaataagattattaaaaaagcattctaaagcttaaagtttctagttttggaatctttaaatgaatttcaattatttcttttcgttacaaaattacattgtaagaaagcgacgtccatcgattgaacaaatttttctaaagtttATCCGAAAACACCAATTAAACAAAATCCTAGCACGAATTCATTAAGTGGGTGTTAAAGAGTTTTGAGAGtaagagcagagttttagctttttctatgatttcttttcgccgagatattcattattaaaacgaaatcgagctattgactttgaacgcttgtaactagtgaaaaaatgattgcaaaataattattaaaaaaccaaTTTAAAGAGGAAAGTTGGCGCTTTAAAGTGCTCTTatcgttttttcaatcattattcatttttaaagcgtaattgttacttaaaaatcaagtaaaaattgcacttttatctttttttatttaaccctttgagtcacgaatttttctaattgtcagtattttataaaatttgatatataagggtttttggggtcgctgattacgaatccgttgtaaaattttcaaaattcaagatggcggatccaatatgacagacgaaattttacttccgtcatattggatccctatattaaattttggaaattaaattttttttcctttagattcagattctgcgatctaaaaaaaccttcagagaaaaaatttaaaaaagaatacgactgttatttttaatttagaacagataatattgattattttatatattttttatcaaaaaaaggatttaacaaaaactacACGgtgaaaaattctaaaaaaattctgaaaaatacttagAGTGTactatgattaaaaaaaaattgccgaatttattgtcataatagattagtagaaaatgcattttttcgtaaaaaagtactaattttgactgtttgtttatatatggtatttttgcaattaacaattaatgactgttgatatttttttacacttattgatgttctagagactctgcagaaacaaaaaatccggtatttgttgataaaaaagtagttaaaacaataaaaaactacgaaaaaaaggtgggtctcTGGGTGACCCGCTGTGACTCTAAGaattaaatcaatgaaagttaacgaaaaaaaacgctaaaattttcacgaactctacaacatttacaagtaaaaagcattccagttactcgtacaaaagatcgaagtgttaagttttttttctgtacatttcaagaacttaaattaatgatttattgtacgatctttttttttcactagttataagttcaaagtcaatagtcGATAGTCAATAGTCAAGTTGCGAATAGTGTTTGGATTACAGATGCGGTTTTACAAAGTTGGcggaaaatatgaaattccGCACAACAAATTTATCACACACCACTTGAGTTAGTACCTAGCACCTTAATTAAGAACGACCTGAATACGACGCTGAGATTAAGCATACTCGCGGCGCCGGTTAGCCTTGGCATCGAGTGTCAATGAGTGTAATGATGTATACAGGCAGTTAACTCAATCATTCCTTTTCTCTGACTAGTCTATTATTCATTCCGCTTTTAGCGAGGCTCTCATCAGCAGTGATCACCCTACCGGTTAATCGCGCGACCACGATAccgaagagagaaaaaaaaaaaaaacgaaatttgtcgtgttttgaaaatat from Anoplolepis gracilipes chromosome 6, ASM4749672v1, whole genome shotgun sequence harbors:
- the LOC140666496 gene encoding uncharacterized protein isoform X1; this translates as MAGKPEQPSTLPAPPSHGHQHHQQHHQHPQQVQQRQQQQSHHSQQQQQQQQQQQQQAIQQNSVLVYVSGENFAYATAVGQNVAATAAAAIAVGYQSQPQQHQQQTTQYASILQAPQVATAQAAATAFPAKTAVYCADGSGGGVNVGNNVTTPAIGCCRLKPSHETTTTTTTTTTMMTATTTATTVNTNADGSEAKRASSLVANEEDEDDYAMLYRQANLGQSTCTTAAMSTMMTSRENKRAPENGDSTADSLGNDLMASGAKTYQTRLQHGDVYSARISSETYNATTANRIVAQSNPDDVALLGDDGCIAYGTSTSGSNGIVLQNGEQQAVGDDKGRQQDNFDNQQAASSSSASSATVIGVGDIGSGAIIGGCDSIRSDESSTTYSSLSSPDESQSHQQPVGQHDAVLPANNNHPGGGSACAQQAARQQPPLRVNGNNNNGSNGVQHNAVVLTMNGSTVITQQQQQQQSTAITVPRGWKRICTNGVIIYISPSSTALGSLDQLKEYLTTVGTCKCGLECPLRPEQVFNFDPKVATRPWSPDQGKTREMTKLCNHKRKLLLPSAAASPVASCTPAVSSSTLSSGPTTTSIHANADSPTSPDKARKDGHSKKKKRKLGSIGGIYSGVSISQLLAQREKAIAAVTTSGVQGSPVPNGPQVWPITIPNLQVQQNGQQICHQSLNSPSQNHDVNNCARNPQQRINQHNMSSMLMNNPLIMNQQGTNYNNMTQQQQQILQQQQLIQHQQQQLIQQHISQQQQQQQSQQLLPHQQQLQHMQILQQQQQEQQQHQNTMVNQLAQQQAPHYINQMNQQSMHVMQQQQQHLNSQQQQQQQLHLQQIQKHNMQQQQQQHLTQEVDQPQSTNYSQHPAENYVHHMQSSQVSNQAAALHPQLHQVHQHQMQPQPPQQSQHAMQPQSTDHFQMQIQQQMQQQQQHQQQLSQVCIQPQYPNQQINHHSVDVMQQQTGSAIMTNINANDLQNRHNRASSINDEDLNAKQLQQQQQQQQQQQQQQQQQQQQQQQQQQLLLHNHSMQRHHVVQNGLSNNPHENVQRMYTQNQVQYPMRNFDPSKGTNVDAKMGHQQQFVLSNHTGRSPNATHAVEAQQSGMGPNGQPGNLHFNNRTPPWQQNRAATVSHQPSLVTVQNITCNSFDRVPPLHHHIPQPSNWTDEAARKKAKSSKIIVKKQRQHGVAESSRTNNGVEHSASSPVDEFSEKNQQNNSQIGSTFNSSGPSFLEDPSGYLAQQTALLNSTISRQTGVSSSQVGMLNNNPKASPQASHGMHVSNTYNSQPKPSSIASPTSTSSSFASVKNHATSPVVVHSSMTPTSNNNTDSDSSPCQGCVTSADTQSYIQDQYKQQMQRQYLMNTDQREDPVTSSTFGERYQTSNQQQIDSRPIQGGTVSTSHGSPIGTNSPANSDTPAASTPGISQPATPQSLISSQPATPHSYSQPPTPHSHVSGQMPSQTLQQAQQQPSQSLIGGNIQEQRSETPSSGTMSSSCIPPSTSPSQTSSSASDNLTSQVKRQITTRQNSLDGYQPHPHTVNAVSRISMNTFGGTSSVITTMASGHTVSSNTITSVLAGRANTATVSINTPSAIPNPAIPNLLPNKPQHQAQSTTLTNVPGAPITTHSAISHNQSSTMVSKSPLEMVQSVVSSIQVPQTSTNSSLQPQTQQQHHHQQQQQQQQQQQQQQQQQQQQQQQQQQHQQPQQHHPQANVQVHNVLTSGGILKHSAGSTLPPGHILVSSGGQLIMASTGSTINGVMAPPPPKIISNASSMPPLSVSPMVTSVTGAVSQVIPAVGVAQQVIGQPTVLVNTIQTPVLIQPGVMTMDGISQNVQIPHLTVATGNVIQNTQSILDTNQDVSRTVNANQGMTVNRQAALLSPESAMTKKKGYKKRKANPQTVASMLHIASSQQNAGMLMQSQSNFAQQNFQAQSIGGPMLQALTIVPGKGGAPAQLVMNGQTGAASAQFNTQQIITNPQPAQQINLLQPVNLLNGATGMVQNFPTIQQFIVPGLGSMVMSADGTATLLQDTGNIGMQLQIQNVNGQNVLTPVQSHGSIFNPSQSILAAGPAGMVIRAPQATGGKIIQQHSPGAQFLSPNSGQFLVNGTTSFGNQLSPIVANVSPNQQVTFNASQVRPPNMQGQQEFIQMNGQTLMVPCATAQNIAVSSASNQQNTTFVQQNTTIVQQQTTMVSNNQIPNFQSATSNGGQAVEPSLNLDHNQSYILSSGMIQGKAASSSPKSGVNSPSSDQNIEQQQYVLASSSTTVVEKTTQQNEQHSPLMARHSVSTQTAGNQTNVAQSAMMRQGSPPDTTTHSPGNSQRSNSPAVDTTTHGAASPAPPITARHHSSSTPMVHCVSSSEPDSGDTQVASEDWRMQSIATKEITLNQPSLHGKTYVESTVTTGIQVGTHVEQVNRHLTIIDMHQPADTTHPENTYADSQEYMDTSSPNHSINSDTMDHSTVEDQLSVSKEMTDVSYSEIEVNPLPIIGHGHYQPILYHGQHYVPNANVYRQQALVPDHAHYTMLPQANNKFNDKSCVDNNRVSQIEQRVMEQEEVEQNSAEKLLERHNTGVSYCSQNVGYPQKLVNVGIAPSELYPHLYNYRSDPNGIAVVNYTPSKQAYINPYVYNPFVYAQEGDDAEESDSSSDE